The Ricinus communis isolate WT05 ecotype wild-type chromosome 8, ASM1957865v1, whole genome shotgun sequence sequence TATCAGGctaatctaatatatatattatatttttattttggtttaagATCCAAGtgaagataatatattttataattttcttatagaactgaaattatattttaaagtatttatatttttatattttaaggaAGTATtctattagtaaaatttatcaaaattatataatattttaactaagagattactaattatataaatatttctaaataataaataattaggaagtaatgaattatttttaaaattaataaaagttttgatagaaatagaaattcaattaaaagGTTCACAATAAATAGtacttaatattaaaagaaaaaatacgTATACTTATTTAGGACTTTTAgtaaaatgatttaaaagaGTTTACAGTACTACTAAATGATTTGTTATCTAAcactttatatatatcatttatattttatatatataacataagtGAAATCAATggataaagaatttattttcatctCATTCGTAACTTAATTTAGCtaaatatagttttattttattatgttgttTAGTaggattaataataaaattataatatgttaataattaaaattagttataaaataatttatattgtgtttgtattttgaaattatttttgataattaattttcatatttatatagaaaatcatgattataattatttaattttatttaagtagCCAGACTTTTACTTTCACTGTACAAAATATTTCTAATCCACTAAAAAGTGTCAAATCTTGTCCAACTtgacaaatttatataacaattgaaaaaatagaaatatgttaataatagttaataatatctttattaaaatagtgACCGCCATTCAAcaattaactttattatttctattcaACTTTTCGTATAATTCATATATGAAACCTAATATAATCGTCGAAGTGGATATGAGACTCAAAgtctaatattcttttttgacctttctttctttgatttgaggtTAAATTTTAGACTTCTATTCACCATTTTCGTGTAAGACATCAagatatagaataataatttaaaatttaaaaataagctTTTACCTATAAGGACTCTAATAGAATCTTATAATAGTGATCATTTTAACACTAGTTTATCAAATAGTATTcttatcaaataatattttaaggtCACtacaattataatttatgaaatatgTTAAGGCATCCACTTAATTGATCTTTTCTTAAGTTTAGAGTTCAAATTTTAGACGTTAAAACATTATTACAATCAAAACTTTGATGCTAATAATGCACTAAGAACAAAATAACGATTATTATTACAACAAGAATGTTagatatgattttaattaaagtcGATGAAATATTTGTATAACCGCTCCCGTTTCAATTTGTAGAGTGCAATGAATTATTATGAATGAAAAGATTATGTAAAAGGGgctcaatatttttttttcttttttaaaagaacATATTCAAGATTAATATTCATATgatgagaagaaaaaatataaaaccatAAACATTGGtccattttgattttataatcgtattagtaaaatttaatcgatcaaattctttttttaatttaaatttgttatcCTCTTAAAATTCTACTTTCTAACAAACATTAAAACTCCTAATAGAATTAACTtgtagaattattaattattaatatcaattttaataaataactaaattaatccgattaattaaataatcactaaagctattttaataaatttttcaatccTCTTGAAATTGTACTTTATAACCAACATTAAAACTCCTAATAGAgttgaatttctaaaattattaattattaatatcaattttgataaatgattaaattaatctaattaattaaacaaccAATAAGGCtcttttagtaaatttatttgtctCCCCTTCATTCGCACTGgtatatatgttatgattaTGATTATGATATAGAAGCaccaaagaaaaaatatttttgaacttaataaaatattcttagaattaatcaatatttgtaattgatttaattacaaattctaatagaattaattagtgattaatctaattcaatttaatcctatcataattttatatacatttctAATTCTATAAGGGATTGATAAATTACTATTtcatactatatatatatatatatatacctatgATGGAGTATTCACAGTGAAGCTAATGTAACATATCAAGTAgcatagaaaaatattatttacattttttaatgtttatttactatataatgttattttgttaatgttttgttgctttttattatgaggatctatcttttttatatttttttattatttttttgaaaatagaattatatttgtatttaattctaatgatattagaaattaattattaaattaattttaagaaaataaataaaaataattattcaattgaaataaattaattttcataaataatagcTTTAATAGTaatgttattatataaaacaaacatatataactaatataaatagtGAATCattatatagatttaattgaagtctaataatttcttaaatttgtaaaacaaATTCGAATTTAAATAGCTCAAAAAGTTCAAGAATCTTATTTGTCTCTACTTGAAAAGCTGAATAGCTAAATTCAACCTTATTTCTCAAATGCCAGTGCTGTAGTTATCAATTCTTTTGTCTGACTTCTTTAGTTTTCACACcttttttaaatctatttcACACACAAATACTTGACTCTCTTGAAATTGACTTACATCTTATGCTGTATAATGTCAGCAGCTGCGTCACCAGAAATTGACTTATATCTTATGCTTTAGGATTAATTATTATGACATCCCTCAGGTTTGATAAATACGGATACTTATTATGGCTTGCCAGGAAAttgtaattctattttataaataaatgacaATGAACTGTAATTTAGACACAATTCAACTTCCTACATGTAAAAATGAATACTCAAGATTGACAATCCTTCCTTGTAAACGACCAAATAGggataattcatttaaaattgaCATTTAGCCctgataatttaatagaagGGTTAAAGCATCACGtgttttatgaaatattaaaagttaaaagtatttaatttcaaattagtAAGGATGTGAATGCCCTGTAATTAAAGCATACCTGACCAATGTCATAGcaattatctttttctttaaattgaaTGTATGCATACAAAATTTGATTGACATTTGAGCTTGAGATATTGTCTTtacctattaaaaatttaacttttttagttttgttaattaattaattaagaaataattataaaaaatagtgtAAATTTATTACACTACTCTTATTATCACTATAATTACACTGTTCTCGctatatctttattaatttttattaatctcattattataaatatctaaaataaaattgatcattattaatgatgataaatttaactataatattagtTACTAATACATTTTCTTGTGACATGTgtagtatttatttatatattttttctatttttatagtttttattatttacataaaaGATTTACCCATATCATATTCGCAACAAATTATAAGTAAACAAGTAAACcagtaatatattaattaattaattttcaatagtGTTTAAATTTGAGGTCTCATAATTTTAAAGACAATTCCGCttgaagtttttttttttctttgaaagataCATTGAagtttattaatatactaatttcAATGTACTCGAAaggaattgaaaattaatttattaaaaagttagATATGTCAATTGGCGACCGGTCAACTGGAGTTTTGACGTTTTGGTTTTGACGTAATCTATGTACCCAAcctttcaaaaatatactaacttcgtcaacaacaaaaaaaaaaacatttttactatataagtttttaaaaatataatttatttgatattttaaattcaattgtaaaaataatcataatttttagtattttttttcagatttaaCATGActtcttaattttatcaattgtaacacagattttataattttgaaatttaaaatactcATTGAAAAATTCAATAGAATCTTATTGATGTAGTGCTGGAGTTGGCAGCTACTCCACATAGATGCCATTCTCATCCCAGCTTCTGCAGTCACTTGATGGAATAAATGCTCTTGACAGGGCTAATTATCAATTCATCCAATTGttgatttcttgttttttctaGCCAActttatgtatttttcttttctcttctatATTAGTTAATCGAACCAATTTTGTAATTTGTAGGTTGATATAAACTAAATCAAACCATTACTCAATAGAAATcatgatttataattaagtttaattcAGTTAGATTCAATTTGAACAACGTTTGACATTCTATACGtaagaatataaattcttcataaattttcttttgttttttggtaaatatcaacttaatttgcCGGTAAAAGGGTGTGTAATTTTGGCCGAAAGGCGAACGACTGGGTACACTATTGCATGGCTTTACTTTGAGACTTGCTGAATCTTATGAATGCATTATATTCTGAAGGTAGGGACAAGATCCTTAAAACTGGGACAACATTTTCAAGTTAGATTAAGAAAAAACTATTATGTGTCCTTAGAATAAATATCCTACAGCAACAAAATTTTGGCCCATGTAAAAGTTATTCTATTTCTTTAGCTTGGGACACATGGGTAAATTGTTAGCCACATATATGATATATTGCTTCTTTCGCGAAATCCCCTGAACTCTAAAAACATACACCTAATTCACAATCtgaaatctaaaaatatacacccgcatattatttatattatcaaagtataaataaaatatgtaattgagataataatttttttttactttaattaaagtcttgagtttaaattttaaatatatagctGTGCTAAAATTTTtgagatatattttattatttataaaaattatatttgacggattctaaattaattttatatattaaaaaaattaatataaaaaataaattataatctcAACACCCTCAAGAAATTTGGGATAAAATTGACAATAAGAAATATGGTCAAAATTTACATAAGCATTTGTGGAATATATAGATGAGTTGGCGAAATATTATGTGACCTTCGTAGGATTGACAGGTATACACTAATATTATGTCAGGAGTTGCGTCACTCACTTAGAGTTGAACATGAGAAATTTTCAATCTGTTTAATCATTTCGGCAAGAATgcctttttttatattttttatttcttttgacaCTCCAGAAAAACTTTAAAACTAACCctgtaattctttttaatcatATGCGTCTGATCTAATGGTGTTGTGTAATTCCTTATtcaccataataataataataataatctttttatgtACTTTTGTTACTACAGttaatatgatttaattaacgaattattagattaatatcaGATTTAAGTCAGTTTTTGCCATTTTGATCATATATTTCAGATTTTAGTATTAAAGATGAAgagattaaatttaaaagtcaaataaaaatatatctataaaattaatatacgTGTTGGTACTACTAattgtaatatattattttattaaatataatttaaaattattacaagtatatatatatatatatatttaaactaaaatatattatttttattaataaagtacCTATATATCTTCtgaaaaaatacagaaaatgAATGTACGAATGCAATTAACGGTGATGGGCAATGAGAGTAGAAAGATCCGAGGCGTGTGGGGACCAAATGTTACCTAGTCAATAAGAGTGACTTAATTGCCATTTTCATTGGGGAATCGAAGAAATTTTGAGTCTGTTTACTTACCATTCACTAATATTCATAagagattattatttttattgtgactataaataatttttaaattcggTTTGACGaagttatattaatttaaaatattttaaacgaGTTAAAAAGCAAAACCAAACTcatattacatataaaaaaattcaactttttatttatttttatcataaatcagaataaataaaattcaaaataaattttatcaatattaaaataaattgagaaaaaactcataaattaatGAAGTTCAAAGTAATGAAAACTAGATGGacaactatataaaaaataccttagttttgctaaaaataaaataaaaatattttctaataaaaaatctttaaaactgctattatatttaaacatataaaaataaaaaaaaattgtttaattttatctttatttttaataaataattttttttgtaaaaacgtcgaatattattattataaacaatatatattatttaataaatttaaaaatttataaatattacggaattgagtatttatatttttaaatttagtttgaatttttgacaaaattataaataaaattaccgTTCGAacgaattaaaaataataaacgaGTTAAACTCTACATTATTTTGCACCCTTACCTTTAACATGTAGCTCAATGTTATTTGGATTTcgaatgaaaaatataaataaataaaaaattacttagaACATGATGAAATTGCTGTCATCCCTGCCAAGACCTGCGAGAATCCAAAGAAATAGGAGAATAAAATCagccaaaaaaagaaaaagaactgaAGAAGAAAACCAAGTAAAATGCGATTCAACTACTAGTCTCAAACTGActtaatttttgtaatatcTTAAATTTGTCCAATTGGTTATTGTTTAAGCACATGGCTGTTATCTTCGAAAACCGTGTGAGATGGGTCGTGAGAGAAAATTGCAATGACAGATTCGCCGACATCATTAAGAAAAGCAAGGTGTTCAGATTATAAATAGCCATTGAATCTTGCTACAACAAAGTAAAGATAAGCCTTCCTCATAGCTAGCTCAATGGCAATTTCTACTCATCATCTGTTCTTGACACTGTTATTTGCAGCCATTATCAGCCCAGTTGTCTGCAATGGCGACGCTTCTGATATGCAGAGAAGGTACGTATAATTCAATTCTCAAAAACTGAGTACATTCATGATTATGATTATCATTTACACGGCCTGATGTTCTTTGATCTACtgcttaaatttattattgctCCCATCAATTAGTTTATTAGAGACCTGTATGTAATTAACTTTGCTGATATCAGCAAGTCATGGACACTGCGAGCTtctagtatatatattatacagtTAGATAGCTGTCGCAGCAGCAGTTAGTTTTGCaactcttcttttgtttttttttttttaaatttgcatCAATCATTTCAGAGTTCTTTCCTCAATGGATTCCAAGGAAGAGAAAGATCAACACAAGCTTTTGTTTGTGTTTGGGGACTCACTTTTTGATCCAGGCAACAATCAGTACCTTAGCAGCAGCCATCAAGCCCCTGCAACTTCTTGGCCTTATGGCATGAACAATCACAACCATTCTACAGGAAGATTATCCGATGGCCTAATAGTCCCTGATTTTATTGGTAAGGTTTGCAtgcttaaacttttttttttttcttctctttctttaattcAGCTGTAGTGGGGTTTGAACACTTAATATCTTGATCCTGAAGACCAAAGAACTAAGAACTAACTGATGGCGTCTTGACTGCAGCATTATATGCAAGGATGAATATTCCTCCACCATACTTGAAACCAGGAGCTAATTTCACTTATGGAGTCAATTTTGCTTCAGCTGGAGGAGCAGTTCTTGGTGTTGATAATGGATTTGTAAGTCTTGGATTATACTGATTCTGATATTTTTCtgtctgttttttctttccctccAAGTCTCACTAGtccttcttcctctttctTAAGCCATGGAGTTGTAGTTGTTTAAGTGGTGAAACcccattttcttatattatactTAATCGGTTAactgttcttttgcatttcagatGAATCTTAAAACACAATTAAGCAATTTCAAGAAGGTGGTAAATCAAATGGTGCAAAAAGTAGGTGAGGCAGAAGCAAAGAAGGTTTTGATGAGATCTGTTTACCTGTTTAGCCTTGGTGGTAATGATTACTTTGGCTTTAACTCAAAGTACCCCAATGCTACTGCAATTGAGAGAAGGCAATACATGCATACGGTGATTGCCAACTTAACCCTTGGACTCAAGGTAAAATCACTTCTGAAATTGACACAGCCAAACATGCTTTAACCTTGTACAATAATCTGTGCCAAGTGACTAGTTTTTTATGATGTAAGATTGTTTTTTCTTCCCTtctgaaaaataaatgaaaaatgacTGAGACTGGAAATCAGACTTGTAATCCTGACAAGTCTGGATAAAACCATAGCCCCATTAGGCAGAAGTTCGTTGatcattttgtttcaattgcTCTGTTTGCAGGAGTTATATGGAATTGGATTAAGAAAACTTGCAGTGCAAAATGTTGGACCCTTGGGTTGCTATCCAACAGTTAAAGCAATGTACCCTCAACTCAATGGTAGCTGTGTCGGGACCTTCTTAACAAATGCAAATATGCACAACAAAGCTCTATCTAACAccttaaagaaaatggaaggACAGTTACCGGGACTCAAATATGCAATCTTTGATTACTATCATGCACTTGCTGATAGAATAAAGAATCCAACAAAATATGGTATTGTTATAAACTTGATGACAAGATTCTGCAAACATTGTCCCCTTCAGTTCATTAAGCAAAATCTTGATAATAATTCAtcgatttttctttttcttttaatgttatgCAGGATTCAAAGTAGGACAAGTTGCATGCTGTGGAAGTGGGTTGTATAATGCGAAAAGCTGTGGAAAAAAGCCCTTCAATCTTTGTAGCAATCCTAATGAATATGTACTCTTTGATGGTGCCCATCATACTCAAAGGACAAACCAACAGTTTGCTCAACTGTTATGGAATGGAGCACCAAATGTCACTGGACCTTATACTGTGAAGCAATTGTTTGAATTTCCTTAGTTCTGATCTTGTATTGACAGTTGCCGCTGGTGTATGAGTACTCTTATTAGCTTTCAGCCTTTGATATAGATTTTTAGcatagaatttaaataaaaagttagaTATCTTTTTTGAGTTGCTGGATTTAGCAGTCCTGTTTTTAATGCATGCAGAGTCAGGTTCATGAATAGGTACTAGTATTTTTTCTGAGTTTGTAGGgacacaaaaaataaaataaaaaagaagtccTGTCCtagatgattttttttttttttgtctttatcCATTAAGAGAAGAGCTAGCATTAAGGGTCCTTAAACCCAAAATAATACAAAGCACCCcaaatcaacaaaataaatatcgTAACAAAGTTGCCCATAATCTGTtgaattttttacaattttatttttactatattattgCAATTACAAACTTCAGTATTTAAATACGGACTTCAGTTATCTAAATATAATACAATTACggtttatttataatctacaatatatatatattaaagctaaaataaagataatagtTTAACTATGGTTTTCCACGATAGGATTcgtaaaatatgatatttgtgacttattttataaataatatttttttaatctataattgtataacaactttttaaatttcaattcttatataatttataaatttactctattttacttatatatagTATTCTTTTTTGCTATACTATAAATCTTActttaaacttaattattcatttaatatgttattttttatttttctttatttactaatttgaatttattaatgacttttatgttattttcttttatagttcaattactctctttttttttacttttactcatttaaaattaagatttgcATTTATCtatagtttttttcttaataattttttatttattaaatgtagaaaaaaatctaaatattttataattttatagtattttatgatttctacCTGCAAAcactataaagaaaaaaagaaaaaaaaatattttaataagaaaatattgaagccatttaaatttttgcttAAATCGTATAAAACtgtttatcttttctttatgcttctatacttcaa is a genomic window containing:
- the LOC8280849 gene encoding GDSL esterase/lipase 1; translation: MAISTHHLFLTLLFAAIISPVVCNGDASDMQRRVLSSMDSKEEKDQHKLLFVFGDSLFDPGNNQYLSSSHQAPATSWPYGMNNHNHSTGRLSDGLIVPDFIALYARMNIPPPYLKPGANFTYGVNFASAGGAVLGVDNGFMNLKTQLSNFKKVVNQMVQKVGEAEAKKVLMRSVYLFSLGGNDYFGFNSKYPNATAIERRQYMHTVIANLTLGLKELYGIGLRKLAVQNVGPLGCYPTVKAMYPQLNGSCVGTFLTNANMHNKALSNTLKKMEGQLPGLKYAIFDYYHALADRIKNPTKYGFKVGQVACCGSGLYNAKSCGKKPFNLCSNPNEYVLFDGAHHTQRTNQQFAQLLWNGAPNVTGPYTVKQLFEFP